In Sulfitobacter guttiformis, the genomic stretch TGGCCGCCTACTCTACGGTACATGGCGCTTTTATGACCACAATGTATCACAAACCCGAGATCATCAATACGCTGGGCAGCTGGGTCGCGTCCAAGGGGCTGCGCCAGTTCCGGCTGGCCGAGACCGAGAAATATCCTCACGTAACTTTCTTTCTCAACGGCGGCGCGGAGGTGCCCGAGATTGGCGAGGACAGATTTATGCCGCTGTCGCCCAAAGTGGCGACCTATGACTTGCAGCCGGAAATGTCCTCCGTCCAAGTCACCGATCAGCTGGTAAAGGCCATCGAGGCTCAATACGATTTGATCGTCGTGAATTATGCCAATCCTGACATGGTGGGTCACACGGGTGATCTAGCGGCGGCGATCGCGGCCTGTGAAGCTGTGGATAAGGGCCTTGGGCACGCGCTGGAGGCGGTGGAAAAAGTGGGTGGCGCAATGATCGTGACTGCGGATCATGGCAATTGCGAGATGATGATAGATCCTGCAACTGGCGGGCCCCACACGGCTCACACGCTCAACCCTGTACCAGTCGTACTTGTGGGGGGACCGCAGGGTAGTCGCCTGCGCACCGGCCGTCTGGCCGATCTGGCGCCGACTGTGCTTGCGCTGATGGGCCTTGATCAACCTGAAGAGATGACAGGGGAGAGCCTTCTGACATGATCCTGCGCGCCACCTTCTTTGCTTTGGCATTTGCGACAGCCGCCAGTGCGCAGAGCGATGCATCCGCGGAGGCACGGGCGGCGGTGGTGATGTTGGAAGAGGCCGTTGTTCAGTTAGAAGCGGCAGACGGGGCGCGGGACCGTGTGCAGGCGTTGACCCAGACAATTCAGGCGTTTGAGACAGGTCTGGCCGCGATGCGTACGGGATTGCGGCAGGCAGCGATCCGCGAGGCACAGCTCAGTGCAAAGCTGGAGGCGCGCGATGGCGAGGTGGGCCAGTTGCTCGCTGTCTTGCAGCGGATCGGCACCAATAATCCTACCGCGCTGCTGCACCCTGATGGACCGACGGGCACCGCGCGCGCTGGGCTGCTTTTGGCGGAGCTTACGCCAGCCCTCAACCAGCGCGCCGATCAATTGCGCCGTGATTTGCAAGATGTGCAGACCCTGCGTGCTCTGCAAACCAATGCCGAAGAGCGCCTGCGCACCAGTCTGACAGCCGTGCAGACGGCACGGACCGAGCTAAATCAGGCGATGGCAGAACGTACCGATCTGCCTAAACGCTTTACCGAAGATCCGATATCAACGGCCATCCTCATCGCCTCTACCGAGACTTTGGGCGGATTTGCATCTGGGTTGTCGCAGATTGTGACTGACGAAGATATCAATGTGGCGCTTCCCGTCGGCATTGACGGTCAGATAGGTGATTTGCCCCTTCCCGTGCGCAGTATCGTACTGCGCGCCATGAATGAGGCCGACGCCGCAGGTGTCGTCAGGCCAGGTGTTTTGCTGGCGACGCGTCCGCGTGCCATTGTCACATCGCCAACGGCGGCTACAATAAGGTATCAAGGGCCGCTAATGAATTTTGGCAACGTCATGATCCTAGAGCCGCGTTCTGATACATTGTTTGTGCTTGCTGGACTCGAGACAGTATACGGTGAAATAGGACAGGTTATTGCGGCAGGAACGCCCGTTGGATTGATGGGAGGCGCGGAAGCGGGTGCCGAATTGTCAACAGATGGTGATGGCACTGGTGCAGCTCGCTCAGAAACGCTCTATGTAGAAGTAAGGCAGGATAATGTACCCCAAGATCCCGCATCTTGGTTCAGGATCGACAAGGATGGATGAGTAAATGAAGAAGTTTTTGATGGCCGCGGCCGGCGGTACGGTTGCAGGCATAATCGCCACAACGCAGATCGCCGCACCGCTTCTGGCACAGGAAGCCGCCAAAACCGAGAATGTTTACGAGCAGCTTGACCTGTTTGGCGATATTTTTGAGCGGATTCGCGCGCAATATGTCGAGGAAGTAGATTCCGGCGAACTGATCGAGGCGGCGATTAACGGTATGCTTACCTCGCTTGATCCGCACTCAAGTTATCTTTCTCCGAAAGACGCCGTGAAAATGCGCGAGCAGACCCGCGGCGAGTTCGGCGGACTCGGCATCGAAGTCACGCAAGAAGACGGTTTTGTAAAAGTCGTCTCGCCCATCGATGGAACACCGGCGGATGAGGCAGGGATCGAGGCAGGCGATTTCATTACCCATGTGGACGGCGAAAGCCTGCTTGGGCTGGTACTGGACGAAGCGGTCGAACTAATGCGGGGGCCTGTCGGCTCCGATATTGTGATCACCGTTGTGCGCGAGGGCGAAAGCGAGCCCTTTGACGTGACCATCACCCGCGACACCATCGAGTTGACTGTTGTGCGCTCGCGCACTGAAGGCGACAGCGTCGTTCTGCGCCTGAGTACTTTCAACGACCAGACCTACCCGAAGATGGCCGAGCAATTGGCAGAAAAGGTCGAGGCGGCGGGTGGTATCGACAATATAAACGGTTTTGTCATTGATCTGCGCAACAATCCCGGTGGTCTGCTGACGCAGGCGATCAAAGTTTCTGATGCTTTCCTGAACGAGGGCGAGATCGTGAGCACACGTGGCCGTGAGGCCGCAGACGGTGACCGCTTTAATGCGACAGTGGGCGATCTGGCCGAGGGCAAGCCGATTGTCGTGCTGATCAACGGTGGCTCCGCATCTGCCTCCGAGATCGTTGCAGGTGCCTTGCAGGATCATCGCCGTGCCATCGTGGTTGGCACAAAAAGCTTTGGCAAAGGGTCAGTGCAGACGGTTATGCCGCTACGTTCCGAGGGGGCCATGCGCCTGACGACGGCGCGGTATTACACACCGTCGGGCCGCTCGATCCAGTCATTGGGCGTTTCTCCTGACATCATAGTAGCACAGCCCCGCGCGTCCAGCAGTGAAGAAGAGGAAGAGACAACAGTAGGTCGCTCCCGCTCCGAGGCTGATCTACGTGGCAGTTTGAACAACGACAGCCTGAGCGAGGACGAGATCAAGCAGATTCAGGCTGACCGCGAGAAGGCTGAAAAAGCTGCTGAATTGCGTATCGAGGATTATCAGTTGGCTTATGCTATCGATATCCTAAAAGGCTTGTCGGCACTGGGGCCACGGGACTAATTCAAGCGCACATTATGCGATGGTAAAAGGCCGCCCCCTGAACGGGGCGGCCTTTTGCATGGGAGGTAAAAGTAATATCGAAGCCGGTTTGCTACAAACGCACACGGCATCGCGAATGCATTGATGTATGATCTATGCGCTGCTGAGGTTGTGCCAGACGGAGGTGGTCAAGCCGGCGGAACCATTAGCACCATTAGGACCCTTGTCTTTGAGAAGTCCGGATGATCACGGCAGGGTCTTGTAAGATTATGTTGGTATTGTCCGTCTCAACTGGTCTCGAGGCAGTGTCGGCGGAATGCACGTTTGAGCATATCCAGCTCTGCGCGCAACAAATCAACCTCGACGCGCATATCATCGCCCAATGCTTCGCCCGCCATTAAGGTGATCGAGGCAAGAGTTTCGTTTGTAGCTGCATCTGCCACCACGATGGTCTGCATGCCATCAGAAATCACTTCGCTCGGAATAGGAATGCGGACAGAAAATCCATCACCGGCCTCTGTAGGGCTGACATTCACATCCGGCACTTTTACGCCCTGATGGGTCACGTCAAGCTTTGGATCAGTATCCTTTGCCGCGCCAGTGAGCAGGCCTTCCCAAAGGCCTTGGCGCATTTTTGTTTTGGTCAGCACAAGGTTTGTCATAATAGTCTCCGTCGCCGTCTGCGGCGCTCACTCTTGTTTGCAAGTCTCAGATCTGGGCGCGGGGGCGGCGTGAAAACGTCAGATCGCGCAAGGTCACCTGATTCATCTCAGGGCCCTCGAATATCAGGTCGAGCCACGCGCCTTCGATCCGCCGCTCGTTCAGGGTGGAGTAGGCCAGATCAAATTCGACAACTGTCTGTTCTTGCGTCAGGTCCAACTCGCGCACGATTTGTTCGGTGTTGGGGCCGTTCTTGATGTTGAGGCGGGCAAAAATTTCGATCGGCTTCTCCAGCTCGACGATCACATCCATGCGGATAAGATGGGTACGCTTCATACCCTCAACGCCTTCGGGCGGCAGATCAAGGACGAGCGACAGAAATGATCCGTCAAAGCGAAACACGTCCATACGCAACCCATAAGGCGCAAGATCCTCCTCGCGCAGATTACGCACTTGGCGCAAAGATAGCTCCGACAGCTCGCAGTCGTGAAACAACGTGACCTCGTTGCCCAGCATCGAACGGGTTTGAACACCGGACATGCCAGGATTGGGCAGCGGGCCACGCCACAGTTCGGGCCGCCAAGCCCAATCGGCATTGTGCGGCTTGGGGAACGTCGTCGAGCCTATAAGGGGAAGTGCCAGCCGCTCGTCCGCGATGTGGATCAGCTGGTCAAGATGTGCTTTGAGCTGGCGTGCCCTGATCCGCTGGCGTCGTAAGGATGCCAGATCAGCTCCCCGCGCCAACCGTGCATTTCGCGCCCACTTGGATAGGGTCCTGCTGAAAAACGCTTTGTCAAAGAGGTGTTCGCCGATTTTGGCCATGTCTTTTGCCCTGCTACCTACTGCGTTCTGATCCTGCCCGATGTCGGACCATATCTCCGGAACTGTGCGTGTTGCCTGCACGATGCCACGCATGCGCACCGGCACGCAAGCGTGGTAATCTGTTAGCCTGCTTTGGTCTTGTCCGATGTGCGGCTGATCATTTCTTCCAGCACGGTAGCGCCTTCTTCGGATACGGCGCGCTTGTCGATGGGGCCAAAAAGGCTTGCTGACATTATAAAGTTGCCGACCTGCGCAACAGAGCGCCAGTGATGCGGAGACAAGCCCCCTGCGGGAGCGGGACCAGTTGTTTTGAATATAATGCTAGAATTACTTTGCCGCGTTTCACGGGGCGTTGCGACACCTGCCGCTTTTGCAAGGTCTTGCGCGGTCGGAAGAGGGGTGTCCGCACTGCTGCGCGCGAGACTTACGGAAAGCACACCTGCGGGCGCCCCCTCCCCTCCGGTCGCTGCTCCGAGATTATCACAGCGCGCCATCAGCGCGAAACTCTGGCTGAGGCTGTCAGGGTCGATGCAATAGCCCGCCGGCGGTACCAGAGTTACATTGCCACGCATCATGACTGCTTGGGTAAGGGGTACTGCGGGAAGCGCGGCATCTTCGGGTGGCACAAGGTTAGCTAGTATGGTGCCGCTCGTATTGGAAGCGTCGCAAGCGCTCAGCATTGAAATAATGCCGAGCGCTCCGAGGGGCCTAGAGGTCCATGTAATCATGACGCTCTTTCTTGGCGCCTGGATGCGTGACGGCCCCGAGATAAGTCGGGCCGACCAGTTGTGCGTATTTCCAAAGTGCGCCGGAGGCATAGATCGTCTCTCGTGGGCCGGACCACGCCGCCTTGCGGGCTGCCAACTCTTCGTCCGACAGATCAACAGAGATCGAGCCGGTAATCGCATTGAGGGTAATCATATCGCCGTTTTTGAGCAATGCGATCGGACCACCAAGCGCAGCCTCGGGGCCTACATGGCCCACACAAAACCCGCGTGTCGCGCCTGAAAAACGGCCATCGGTGATCAGTGCTACCTTCTTGCCCATGCCTTGTCCCGACAGTGCTGCCGTCGTTGCAAGCATTTCGCGCATGCCTGGACCGCCGCGCGCGCCCTCGTTACGGATCACGAATACGTCGCCCTCGGAATAGGTGCGGTTCTGCACGGCCTCGAACGCATCCTGTTCGCATTCGAATACCAGCGCGGGGCCGGTGAACACGATATCTTCATCCGACATGCCGGCAATTTTCACGATGGCACCTTCGGGTGCGAGGTTACCTTTAAGGCCCACAACGCCGCCGGTTTTGCTAATCGGATTGGTGATCGCGTGAATCACCTTACCGTCTGCATCGCGGGCAACCTTGTCCAGCTCTTCACCCATGGAATAGCCGGTGACGGTCATGCAGTCTTCATGGATGAGGCCTGCCTTGCGCAATTCGCGCATCACGACAGGCACGCCGCCCGCTTCGTACAGATCCTTCGCCACATAGGCGCCACCCGGTTTCATATCAACGAAATGCGGCGTGTCGCGGAAAATGTCGCAGACGTCCTCGAGGAAGAAATCAATCCCTGCTTCATGGGCCATGGCAGGCAGGTGGAGACCCGCGTTGGTGGAACCGCCTGTGCAGGCCACAATGCGCGCCGCGTTCTCGAATGCCTGCCGCGTGCAGATGTCACGGGCGCGGATGTTCTTCTCAATGAGGTTCATCACGGCCTTACCGGATGCAATCGCATATTCATCGCGGCTCTCGTAGGGGGCAGGCGCGCCGGAGGAATTGGGCAGCGCAAGGCCGATGGCCTCGGCCACACAGGCCATTGTGTTGGCCGTGAATTGACCACCGCACGCGCCGGCAGACGGGCACGCAACCCGTTCAAGCACTTCAAGCGCTGCCTCGGACAATGTGCCGTTCTGCCAGTTGCCGACAGCCTCGAACATGTCCTGAACCGTCAGGTCACGGTCTGCGAAGTTTGCAGGCACGTCGGAGCCTTTTGGCGCGCGACCCGGCAGGATAGACCCGCCGTACATAAACACAGACGGTACGTTGAGGCGGATCATCGCCATCATCATACCCGGCAGGGATTTGTCACAGCCGGCGAGGCCAACAATTGCATCATAGCAGTGGCCGCGCATTGTAAGCTCAACAGTGTCGGCAATCGCTTCACGGGAGGCGAGGGAGGAGCGCATCCCCTCGTGGCCCATGGCGATACCGTCGGTGACGGTGATGGTGGTGAATTCGCGCGGGGTGCCCTGCTCGGCTTTTACGCCGATCTTGACCGATTGCGCCTGACGGTTGAGCGCGATGTTACACGGTGCCGCCTCGTTCCAGCAGGTGGCCACGCCCACCAGCGGCTGATGGATCTCCTCTTCCGTCATGCCCATCGCGTAGTAGTAAGAGCGATGCGGCGCCCGCGCAGGGCCTTCGGTGACATGGCGACTGGGCAGTTTGGATTTGTCGAAACGGGGATTGGTGGACATGAAACGGCGCTCCTGCATAGAATTCTTTTGAAACGGCATAATGGTGCAGAGGGGTTGCTGCAAGCTTTTGCAGTGCGGAGCAGCTGCAATCGCGTTGCAAGTCCTGACGAGGTGACCCGAATTTGGAGCGACATATCGGGGGTGACACCCGGCGCGGCGTGGAAACTCGATGTGGTAAAGCCGGCGCGCAGTTCATTAACATGTGAAAGCCGCGGACACGGGCTATGTTTTCTAAGCGTTGTAATACGGCGGCGCGCAGCATAGTTTGCGCGAACCGCCCTCGAAGAAAGCCCACCCATGGACCGTAGTCTGTTCGCCTTTATCTGGAAATACTCCAAGCGCGAGCAGCTGGTTTTATTAGTGGTGACAATTCTCACCTTCCCGCTTCTTTACGCCACGCTCGAATTGCCAAAGCGGATCATCAACGACGCGATCGGTGCCGAGGGCCCGATGGTAAGCGCCTTTGGCATCGAGCTGAGCCAGATCCAGTTTTTAACCGCACTCTGCCTTGGCTATCTTGGGGCTGTTTTGGTGCATGGCCTGCTGAAGATGCGGTTGAACACGATGAAGGGCGTCACGGCAGAGCGCTTGTTGCGCCGCTTCCGTTTCGGTCTGATTTCGCGGATGATGCGGTTCCCAAAACGGTATTTCCAGAACACCTCGCAGGGGGAACTGGTAAGCATGGTTACCTCCGAAGCCGAACCAATGGGCGGGCTGATGGGAGATTTCATCGCACAGCCCGTTTTTCAGGCAGGCCAGATGATCATTATTGTGGTGTTTCTCTTCCTGCAATCCTTCTGGTTCGGTCTGGCGGGTGTCGCCCTTATCCCGCTTCAAGCGTACGTGATTCCGATTTTGCAGCGCCAGATTAACCTGCTTAACAAGGACCGTATCAAGGAGGTGCGCATGCTGGCGGCCGAGATTGGCGAGACGGCGGCAGGTATTGACGATCTACGAAACAACGGCGGTTGGCGTTTCAGGCTGGCAGGTTTCACCGACCGTTTGGGGCGGCTTTTCGACATCCGCTTCAAGATCTTCCAAAAGAAATTTTTTATGAAGTTCCTCAATAACTTCATCACCCAGTTGACGCCGTTCTTTTTCTATCTGGTGGGTGGCATTCTGGCCATTCGCGGCGAAATCACCGTGGGTGCGCTGGTGGCGGCTCTGGCCGCGTATAAAGACCTCAGCGCACCTTGGAAAGAATTGCTCGATTATTACAACCAGACACAGGATATGGCCCTGCGCTGGGAGATCGTGACAGAGCGGTTTGATCCCGCAGGCATGATCGACGAAAGCCTTTTTGAAGGGACGCCACAAGACATTCCGCATCTTGTCGGGGATATCAAGTTGCAGCACGTATTCGTCCGCAGCTCAGAGGGCAGCGTGGTTCTGGAAGACATTACTCTGGAGATACCGAAAGGTGCGCAAGTCGCGATTAAGACGTCATCGGTCTCCGAGCGGCGCGCATTTTCGGAGCTGCTCACCCGCGAGGTGATGCCGACGCGGGGAACCGTCACC encodes the following:
- a CDS encoding DUF6478 family protein, encoding MAKIGEHLFDKAFFSRTLSKWARNARLARGADLASLRRQRIRARQLKAHLDQLIHIADERLALPLIGSTTFPKPHNADWAWRPELWRGPLPNPGMSGVQTRSMLGNEVTLFHDCELSELSLRQVRNLREEDLAPYGLRMDVFRFDGSFLSLVLDLPPEGVEGMKRTHLIRMDVIVELEKPIEIFARLNIKNGPNTEQIVRELDLTQEQTVVEFDLAYSTLNERRIEGAWLDLIFEGPEMNQVTLRDLTFSRRPRAQI
- a CDS encoding murein hydrolase activator EnvC family protein; this encodes MILRATFFALAFATAASAQSDASAEARAAVVMLEEAVVQLEAADGARDRVQALTQTIQAFETGLAAMRTGLRQAAIREAQLSAKLEARDGEVGQLLAVLQRIGTNNPTALLHPDGPTGTARAGLLLAELTPALNQRADQLRRDLQDVQTLRALQTNAEERLRTSLTAVQTARTELNQAMAERTDLPKRFTEDPISTAILIASTETLGGFASGLSQIVTDEDINVALPVGIDGQIGDLPLPVRSIVLRAMNEADAAGVVRPGVLLATRPRAIVTSPTAATIRYQGPLMNFGNVMILEPRSDTLFVLAGLETVYGEIGQVIAAGTPVGLMGGAEAGAELSTDGDGTGAARSETLYVEVRQDNVPQDPASWFRIDKDG
- the ilvD gene encoding dihydroxy-acid dehydratase, whose amino-acid sequence is MSTNPRFDKSKLPSRHVTEGPARAPHRSYYYAMGMTEEEIHQPLVGVATCWNEAAPCNIALNRQAQSVKIGVKAEQGTPREFTTITVTDGIAMGHEGMRSSLASREAIADTVELTMRGHCYDAIVGLAGCDKSLPGMMMAMIRLNVPSVFMYGGSILPGRAPKGSDVPANFADRDLTVQDMFEAVGNWQNGTLSEAALEVLERVACPSAGACGGQFTANTMACVAEAIGLALPNSSGAPAPYESRDEYAIASGKAVMNLIEKNIRARDICTRQAFENAARIVACTGGSTNAGLHLPAMAHEAGIDFFLEDVCDIFRDTPHFVDMKPGGAYVAKDLYEAGGVPVVMRELRKAGLIHEDCMTVTGYSMGEELDKVARDADGKVIHAITNPISKTGGVVGLKGNLAPEGAIVKIAGMSDEDIVFTGPALVFECEQDAFEAVQNRTYSEGDVFVIRNEGARGGPGMREMLATTAALSGQGMGKKVALITDGRFSGATRGFCVGHVGPEAALGGPIALLKNGDMITLNAITGSISVDLSDEELAARKAAWSGPRETIYASGALWKYAQLVGPTYLGAVTHPGAKKERHDYMDL
- a CDS encoding S41 family peptidase; this encodes MKKFLMAAAGGTVAGIIATTQIAAPLLAQEAAKTENVYEQLDLFGDIFERIRAQYVEEVDSGELIEAAINGMLTSLDPHSSYLSPKDAVKMREQTRGEFGGLGIEVTQEDGFVKVVSPIDGTPADEAGIEAGDFITHVDGESLLGLVLDEAVELMRGPVGSDIVITVVREGESEPFDVTITRDTIELTVVRSRTEGDSVVLRLSTFNDQTYPKMAEQLAEKVEAAGGIDNINGFVIDLRNNPGGLLTQAIKVSDAFLNEGEIVSTRGREAADGDRFNATVGDLAEGKPIVVLINGGSASASEIVAGALQDHRRAIVVGTKSFGKGSVQTVMPLRSEGAMRLTTARYYTPSGRSIQSLGVSPDIIVAQPRASSSEEEEETTVGRSRSEADLRGSLNNDSLSEDEIKQIQADREKAEKAAELRIEDYQLAYAIDILKGLSALGPRD